A region of Vigna radiata var. radiata cultivar VC1973A chromosome 6, Vradiata_ver6, whole genome shotgun sequence DNA encodes the following proteins:
- the LOC106764600 gene encoding uncharacterized protein LOC106764600 — KSAFLNGFIKEEVYVSQPPGFEDFKFPDYVYKLKKALYGLKQAPRSWYERLSTFLIENEFSRGKVDSTLFIKKVGKHILIVQVYVDDIIFGSTNDSLCEEFAKIMQGEFEMSMMGELNFFLGLQIKQMNGGTFISQTKYYREILKKFGMDSCKEASTPMGTSYYLDKDETRKGVNETMFRGMIGSLLYLTASRPDIMQSVCVCARYQANPKESHLTAVKRILKYLKGTTSFGLWYPSDASPSLIDYSDADYGGCKIDRKSTNGTCHFLGRSLVSWHSKKQACVALSTTEAEYIAAGNCCAQILWMKXQLEDFDIFLDNIPLKCDNTSPINLTKNPIMHSRTKHIE, encoded by the coding sequence aaaagtgctttcttaaatggttttataaaagaagaagtgtatgttagtcaacctcctggctttgaagattttaaatttcctgattatgtttacaagttgaaaaaggccctttatggtcttaaacaggcacctaggtcttggtatgaaagacttagtaccttcttgattgaaaatgagttttctagaggaaaggttgattcaaccttattcatcaagaaagtaggaaaacacattttaattgtgcaagtttatgtggatgatattatttttgggtcaactaatgactctttgtgtgaagaatttgcaaaaataatgcaaggtgagtttgagatgtctatgatgggtgagttaaatttcttcttaggactacagataaaacaaatgaatggaggtactttcatctcccaaacaaaatactatagagaaattcttaagaaatttggtatggatagcTGCAAAGAAGCCAGTACACCTATGGGTACTTCAtattatttagataaggatgaaactaGAAAAGGAGTGAacgaaactatgtttagaggcatgataggatctttactgtacttaactgctagtagaccagatattatgcaaagtgtatgtgtatgtgctaggtaccaagctaatcctaaagaatcacatttgACTGCTGTTAAGAGAatcctaaaatatcttaagggaaccacttcctttggactttggtatccctctgatgcttcacctagtttaatagattactctgatgcagattatggtggttgtaaaattgatagaaaaagtactaaCGGAACCTGTCACTTTTTGGGTCGTTCTTTAGtgtcttggcactcaaagaaacaagcatgtgtagccttgtctaccactgaagctgaatatattgcagctggcaattgttgtgcccaaattttgtggatgaaacaNcaactggaagactttgatatcttccttgacaatattcctttaaaatgtgataatactagtcctataaatctgaccaagaaccccataatgcattcaagaactaagcacatagaa